The following coding sequences are from one Ficedula albicollis isolate OC2 chromosome 17, FicAlb1.5, whole genome shotgun sequence window:
- the LOC101809685 gene encoding ectonucleoside triphosphate diphosphohydrolase 8-like — protein MLARKKSFISATVGALVALSIIALVLSLVRVEDVTLPPTVKYGMVFDAGSSHTSLFVYEWDSDKENNTGVVSQTLSCDVQGQGISSYANNPPEAGNSLRECLDKALQVVPAEKQRDVPAYLGATAGMRLLREQNSSATEQVLAEVAKTMQEYPVAFKGARILTGEEEGAYGWITINYLLDSFTKYSPKAHTWLRPEAANIFGALDLGGASTQITFMPEGSMLSQNEASEFTLYGYRYNIYTHSYLCYGQNEMLKRLAKELIEESSSSPRVQHPCYPRGYSERLSPSWLRGSPCTAGGRPALGRSSVTLEGSGNASACLAALRKLFNFSACGQSRDCGLDGVQQPPLRGRFVAFSAFYYNFKFLNLTEGQPLAVVREAIEGLCTRSWEDLSSSYPKENPKRLPKYCANANYILTLLLDAYKFNESSWNNIIFQGKAGSADVGWTLGYMLNLTNMVPAEPPASLKGHRPSLWAAAITFIILTLILGLAALLLLLWL, from the exons ATGCTGGCCCGGAAGAAGTCCTTCATCAGTGCCACGGTTGGGGCACTGGTGGCACTCTCCATCATCGCCCTGGTTCTCAGCCTGGTGAGGGTTGAGGATGTGACGCTGCCACCCACGGTCAAG TATGGGATGGTGTTCGATGCAGGCTCATCCCACACCTCTCTGTTTGTCTACGAGTGGGACTCGGACAAGGAGAACAACACTGGAGTGGTCAGCCAGACCCTGTCCTGTGATGTGCAGG GGCAAGGCATATCAAGCTATGCCAACAATCCTCCTGAAGCTGGCAATTCCCTAAGGGAGTGTCTGGATAAAGCCCTGCAGGTTGTTCCTGCTGAGAAGCAGAGGGATGTCCCAGCTTACCTCGGAGCAACGGCTGGCATGAGGCTGCTGAG GGAACAGAACAGCTCAGCAACAGAGCAAGTCCTGGCTGAGGTTGCTAAGACCATGCAGGAGTACCCTGTGGCTTTCAAAGGGGCTCGAATCCTtacaggagaggaagagggggCCTATGGCTGGATCACCATCAACTACCTGCTGGACTCCTTCACCAAG TACTCTCCCAAAGCACACACGTGGCTTCGTCCAGAGGCAGCCAACATTTTTGGGGCACTGGATCTTGGAGGAGCATCCACTCAAATCACCTTTATGCCTGAAGGTTCAATGCTGAGCCAGAATGAAGCCTCTGAGTTCACCCTGTACGGGTACAGGTACAACATCTACACTCACAGCTACCTCTGCTACGGGCAGAACGAGATGCTGAAGCGGCTGGCCAAGGAATTAATTGAG GAGTCGTCCTCCAGCCCACGGGTGCAGCACCCCTGCTACCCCCGGGGCTACAGCGAGCGCCTGTCGCCGTCCTGGCTCCGCGGCAGCCCCTGCACGGCCGGCGGCCGCCCGGCCCTGGGCCGCAGCAGCGTCACCCTGGAGGGCAGCGGCAACGCCAGCGCCTGCCTGGCTGCCCTCAGGAAGCTCTTCAACTTCTCAGCCTGCGGCCAGAGCCGCGACTGCGGCCTTGACGGCGTCCAGCAGCCCCCGCTCCGAGGGCGGTTTGTG GCCTTCTCTGCCTTTTACTATAATTTCAAGTTCCTGAACCTGACGGAGGGGCAGCCGCTGGCCGTGGTCAGAGAGGCCATCGAGGGGCtctgcacaaggagctgggaggat ctgtcTTCCAGCTACCCCAAAGAGAATCCCAAGCGACTGCCTAAATACTGTGCCAACGCCAACTACATCCTCACCCTCCTGCTCGACGCCTACAAGTTCAACGAGAGCAGCTGGAACAACATCATCTTCCAGGGGAAg GCGGGCAGCGCCGACGTGGGCTGGACGCTGGGCTACATGCTGAACCTCACCAACATGGTCCCGGCCGAGCCTCCAGCCAGCCTGAAGGGGCACAGGCCTTCCCTGTGGGCTGCAGCCATCACCTTCATCATCCTCACCCTCATCCTGGGGCTCGCcgccctgctcctgctgctgtggctgtag